A single region of the Methanothermobacter sp. K4 genome encodes:
- the arsB gene encoding ACR3 family arsenite efflux transporter, translated as MESEEMGIFERYLTVWVILCIITGVGIGQFIPAFPALLNRLQYAQVSLPVAVLIWLMIYPMMLRIDFSSIIRATREIRGLTVTCGTNWLIKPFTMYIVASFFLLGVFSNLIPPELGREYLAGAVLLGAAPCTAMVFVWSSLTRGDPAYTLVQVAVNDIILLFAYAPIVAFLLGIGNIQVPYDTLILSVVLFVVVPLLAGYLTRRRLITSRGPEYFQEFLGKFENITVIGLLLTLIIIFSFQGMVIIENPLHIGLIAVPLIIQTFLIFTVAYLWARLWRLRHAVAAPAALIGASNFFELAVAVAISLFGLQSGAALATVVGVLVEVPVMLALVRIANATRGRFPA; from the coding sequence ATGGAAAGTGAAGAGATGGGAATATTCGAAAGGTACCTCACAGTCTGGGTGATACTCTGCATAATCACAGGGGTTGGGATCGGACAGTTCATACCCGCCTTCCCGGCCCTCCTCAACAGGTTACAGTACGCCCAGGTATCCCTCCCGGTGGCGGTACTGATATGGCTAATGATATACCCCATGATGCTCAGGATAGACTTCTCAAGCATAATACGCGCCACCAGGGAAATCAGGGGGCTCACTGTTACCTGCGGGACCAACTGGCTCATAAAGCCATTCACCATGTATATCGTGGCATCATTCTTCCTCCTCGGAGTTTTCTCAAATCTTATACCGCCTGAACTCGGGAGGGAGTACCTTGCAGGGGCGGTACTACTCGGGGCGGCACCATGCACAGCCATGGTCTTCGTCTGGAGCAGCCTCACACGGGGTGACCCGGCCTACACGCTGGTGCAGGTGGCGGTGAACGACATAATACTCCTCTTCGCCTACGCCCCCATAGTGGCCTTCCTCCTGGGTATAGGTAACATCCAGGTACCCTACGACACCCTCATACTCTCTGTGGTGCTCTTCGTGGTGGTACCGCTACTTGCAGGGTACCTCACAAGGAGGAGGCTCATCACCTCAAGGGGACCCGAGTACTTCCAGGAGTTCCTGGGGAAATTCGAGAACATAACGGTCATCGGACTCCTCCTAACCCTCATCATAATATTCTCATTCCAGGGGATGGTCATAATTGAGAACCCCCTCCACATAGGTTTAATCGCTGTTCCCCTCATAATACAGACCTTCCTGATCTTCACGGTGGCCTACCTCTGGGCCCGCCTATGGAGGCTGAGGCATGCGGTGGCTGCACCCGCAGCCCTCATAGGTGCAAGCAACTTCTTTGAACTGGCGGTGGCGGTGGCCATATCACTCTTCGGTTTACAGTCAGGGGCGGCCCTCGCCACGGTTGTTGGGGTCCTGGTGGAGGTCCCGGTGATGCTTGCACTTGTGAGGATAGCCAACGCAACACGGGGCAGGTTTCCTGCCTGA
- a CDS encoding D-glucuronyl C5-epimerase family protein has translation MKRFFPVILGLIFIIACSPSHAVDNNTDCNGTPDHLNRSYYLDSYQELLKGAVKNNTRIRNHLYTRYTSTGDRRYYQAYIDAGYAVKLFLGIKGKRALRSDEKIIEIKTIQANNAYYSRKLSPSETTVTVFNSKACQFRNMPVPEFRSNLPFVYYKNRGWHIYPVTTSNLAGGCRNTSDFLEVLDEQKLTVTFRTYRGMRYAVFPMYFDYHGSGTGWLDSFAQGNLAGHYARAYNLTGNRGYLDISNSLINSFHAPTGLVKPTKYGNFYLHYNFMREHYILNAHLICTLGLHTAYSYTGNSRALNLFRTGVSTFRRMNWIFDSGRWTYYAVSGRYYRPAWLASESYHRLHVQLANRAWKATGDSYYRSIALRWNSYLKRKGLRPERI, from the coding sequence TTGAAAAGATTTTTTCCAGTAATCCTTGGCCTGATTTTTATCATTGCATGCAGTCCATCCCATGCAGTGGATAACAACACAGACTGCAACGGGACACCCGACCACCTGAACCGCTCATACTACCTGGACAGTTACCAGGAACTCCTCAAAGGGGCAGTTAAAAATAATACGAGGATAAGGAACCACCTTTATACGCGGTACACATCCACAGGTGATAGAAGGTACTATCAGGCATACATAGATGCAGGATATGCCGTTAAACTCTTCTTAGGGATCAAAGGTAAGCGGGCCCTGAGGAGTGATGAGAAGATCATCGAGATCAAGACCATACAGGCCAATAACGCCTACTACTCCAGGAAACTTTCACCATCAGAGACAACAGTAACTGTATTCAACAGCAAAGCCTGTCAGTTCAGGAACATGCCAGTACCGGAGTTCAGGAGCAACCTGCCATTTGTCTACTACAAGAACAGGGGATGGCATATTTACCCTGTAACAACATCCAACCTTGCAGGTGGCTGCAGGAACACCTCTGACTTCCTTGAAGTGCTGGATGAGCAGAAACTCACGGTAACCTTCAGGACATACAGGGGCATGCGCTACGCTGTATTCCCCATGTACTTCGACTACCATGGATCAGGTACCGGCTGGCTTGACAGCTTCGCCCAGGGAAACCTTGCAGGCCACTACGCCAGGGCATACAACCTCACAGGTAACAGGGGGTACCTTGACATCTCAAATTCCCTCATAAACAGTTTTCATGCCCCAACCGGCCTTGTAAAACCCACGAAATACGGTAACTTCTACCTCCACTACAACTTCATGAGGGAACACTACATCCTCAACGCACACCTCATCTGCACACTTGGACTCCACACCGCCTACAGTTACACCGGGAACTCAAGAGCGCTTAACCTCTTCCGAACTGGCGTTTCAACCTTCAGGAGGATGAACTGGATTTTCGACAGTGGGCGATGGACATATTATGCTGTGAGCGGCAGGTACTACAGGCCGGCATGGTTAGCCAGTGAGAGCTACCACAGACTCCACGTACAGCTTGCAAACAGGGCCTGGAAAGCAACAGGGGACAGCTACTACCGCAGCATTGCCTTAAGGTGGAACAGTTACCTCAAAAGGAAGGGACTCAGACCCGAGAGGATCTGA